From Sphingomonas bisphenolicum, one genomic window encodes:
- a CDS encoding outer membrane protein translates to MKTLLFSAAAAAFLLPAAAMAQDDAGSSTRRIEPYVGVMGGVHNYDSETSKEGIPPVGYKGRMVEGVAGVNVNVAGPLVLGVEGTASKGVSGDIDWEYGAAGRVGVKAGKDSMIFTKVGYQWTNFDALGKDSRDYHGMTYGAGVELSPADMGGSAQSSNIRLRVQADTTGNFHSIRPMAGVVAKF, encoded by the coding sequence ATGAAGACACTGCTTTTTTCGGCAGCCGCCGCCGCGTTCCTGTTGCCTGCCGCCGCCATGGCGCAGGATGACGCCGGTTCGTCCACCCGCCGCATCGAACCCTATGTCGGCGTGATGGGGGGCGTGCATAATTATGACAGCGAAACCAGCAAGGAAGGCATCCCGCCGGTCGGCTACAAGGGTCGTATGGTCGAGGGCGTGGCGGGCGTGAACGTCAATGTCGCCGGGCCGCTGGTGCTGGGCGTCGAGGGCACCGCGTCCAAGGGCGTGTCGGGCGACATCGACTGGGAATATGGCGCCGCGGGCCGTGTCGGCGTGAAGGCGGGCAAGGACAGCATGATCTTCACCAAGGTCGGCTATCAGTGGACCAATTTCGATGCGCTGGGCAAGGATAGCCGCGACTATCACGGCATGACCTATGGCGCCGGCGTCGAACTGTCGCCCGCCGACATGGGCGGTTCGGCCCAGAGCAGCAATATCCGCCTGCGCGTCCAGGCCGATACGACGGGCAATTTCCACTCGATCCGTCCCATGGCCGGCGTCGTCGCGAAATTCTGA
- a CDS encoding peptidase has protein sequence MTGIRHRFLAVIGLAGALALGGCAYDDGYGYGYGGVSVGSGYYGNGGYYGDGYYGPSGYYDSGPYGGWYDNYYYPGSGYYVYDRGGRRQRWNDGQRRYWEGRRAERGDDGRWRGRDRDGNWRDRDRQPGNNGNWTRPPQGSDNGDRNWGRDRNDGRGRDRWRGNDSARPTPQPGLRQPQFRPKVQPQVQQQPRPQMNQPRPQRDWGGGGRGREPTARIRPN, from the coding sequence ATGACGGGCATCCGACATCGGTTCCTGGCGGTAATCGGACTTGCAGGCGCGCTGGCCCTGGGCGGTTGCGCCTATGATGACGGCTATGGCTATGGCTATGGCGGTGTGAGCGTAGGCAGCGGCTATTATGGCAATGGCGGCTATTATGGCGACGGCTATTACGGACCGTCGGGCTATTATGACAGCGGCCCCTATGGCGGCTGGTACGACAATTATTATTATCCGGGCAGCGGCTATTATGTCTACGATCGCGGCGGGCGACGCCAGCGCTGGAATGACGGCCAGCGCCGCTATTGGGAAGGCCGCCGGGCCGAGCGCGGCGACGATGGCCGTTGGCGCGGCCGGGATCGGGACGGCAACTGGCGCGACCGCGATCGCCAGCCGGGCAATAACGGCAACTGGACACGCCCTCCCCAAGGTTCGGACAATGGCGACCGCAACTGGGGACGGGATCGCAATGACGGCCGGGGTCGCGATCGTTGGCGTGGCAATGACAGCGCGCGGCCCACGCCCCAGCCGGGCCTGCGCCAGCCGCAGTTCCGGCCCAAGGTCCAGCCCCAGGTCCAGCAACAGCCGCGACCGCAGATGAACCAGCCGCGCCCGCAGCGCGACTGGGGCGGCGGTGGGCGCGGGCGCGAACCGACAGCCCGGATTCGCCCGAACTGA
- a CDS encoding peptidylprolyl isomerase, with protein sequence MADETLTLTLDSGGDVVIKLRPDLAPGHVARIVENAKEGFYDGVVFHRVIPGFMAQGGDPTGTGMGGHPDKPDIKAEFSRQPHVRGVCSMARSSNPNSANSQFFICFDDATFLDGQYTVWGEVTSGMEHVDALPKGEPPRTPGKIVTATVA encoded by the coding sequence ATGGCCGACGAAACGCTTACCCTTACCCTCGACAGCGGCGGCGACGTCGTGATCAAGCTGCGCCCCGACCTGGCCCCCGGCCACGTCGCGCGCATCGTGGAAAACGCGAAGGAAGGCTTTTACGATGGCGTGGTCTTCCACCGCGTCATCCCCGGTTTCATGGCGCAGGGCGGCGATCCGACCGGCACCGGCATGGGCGGCCACCCCGACAAGCCGGATATCAAGGCGGAATTCAGCCGTCAGCCGCATGTCCGCGGCGTCTGCTCCATGGCCCGTTCGTCCAACCCGAACAGCGCCAACAGCCAGTTCTTCATCTGCTTCGACGACGCGACCTTCCTCGATGGCCAGTACACCGTCTGGGGCGAAGTGACGTCGGGCATGGAGCATGTCGACGCCCTGCCCAAGGGCGAACCACCGCGCACGCCGGGCAAGATCGTTACGGCGACCGTCGCCTGA
- the mgtE gene encoding magnesium transporter, which produces MSERGDPAEPLLHGADTDEETIVEQAETSLDEDDRLKPEFLSAVLDAVEDGDSETARDLVSPLHPADIADLLELTPSERRADVAAALGDLVGAEVLSELNDYVRDDLIGALAPEQLAEFAAELDTDDAVAIIEDMEEADQQAVLDAMEPEDRAAIESALSYPEESAGRLMQRDLVAVPEHMTVGQVIDYLRDNADLTRDFWEIYVVDAAHRPIGYCQLSWILTCPRGISMADLMKREQTLIPVDMDQEEVALRFQKYALISAAVIDSSGRLVGMITVDDVVHIISEEAGEDILRLSGAGEGDINEPVMDSYRARVRWLLTNLVTALVASTIIGIFEGTIQKMVALATLMPIVAGVGGNAGSQTMAVTVRALATNQITGSNARRTIVREIRVALLNGVTVALVLGLGVALVFQNMALGGVIAAAMVTNIVTAGLAGAAVPLAFDRLNLDPAVASSIFVTMITDSMGFLAFLGLATAAGLTG; this is translated from the coding sequence ATGAGCGAGCGCGGCGATCCAGCCGAACCCCTGTTGCATGGGGCAGATACTGACGAAGAGACGATCGTCGAACAGGCTGAAACGAGCCTGGACGAGGATGATCGGCTGAAGCCCGAATTCCTGTCCGCCGTGCTCGACGCGGTCGAGGATGGCGACAGCGAAACCGCGCGCGACCTGGTGTCGCCGCTCCACCCCGCCGACATTGCCGACCTTCTGGAACTGACGCCGTCGGAACGGCGCGCCGATGTCGCCGCCGCGCTGGGAGACCTGGTCGGCGCGGAAGTGCTGTCCGAACTGAACGACTATGTCCGCGACGACCTGATCGGCGCGCTCGCGCCCGAACAGCTCGCGGAATTCGCCGCCGAACTCGACACCGACGACGCCGTCGCCATCATCGAGGATATGGAGGAGGCCGACCAGCAGGCCGTCCTCGACGCGATGGAGCCGGAAGACCGCGCCGCGATCGAAAGCGCGCTGTCCTACCCGGAGGAATCCGCCGGTCGCCTGATGCAGCGCGATCTGGTCGCGGTGCCGGAACATATGACGGTCGGCCAGGTCATCGACTATCTGCGCGACAATGCCGACCTGACCCGCGATTTCTGGGAAATCTATGTCGTCGATGCGGCCCATCGGCCGATCGGCTATTGCCAGTTGAGCTGGATATTGACCTGCCCGCGCGGCATATCCATGGCCGACCTGATGAAGCGCGAACAGACGCTGATCCCGGTCGACATGGACCAGGAAGAGGTCGCCCTGCGCTTCCAGAAATATGCGCTGATCTCCGCCGCGGTGATCGATTCGTCGGGCCGGCTGGTCGGCATGATCACGGTCGATGACGTCGTCCACATCATTTCCGAGGAAGCCGGCGAGGATATTCTCCGCCTGTCGGGTGCGGGCGAAGGCGACATCAACGAGCCCGTCATGGACAGTTATCGCGCGCGCGTGCGCTGGCTGCTGACCAATCTCGTCACCGCACTGGTCGCGTCCACCATCATCGGCATTTTCGAAGGCACGATCCAGAAAATGGTAGCGCTCGCCACGTTGATGCCGATCGTCGCCGGGGTCGGCGGCAATGCCGGCAGCCAGACCATGGCGGTCACCGTGCGCGCGCTCGCCACCAACCAGATCACCGGGTCCAACGCCCGCCGCACCATCGTCCGCGAAATCCGCGTCGCGTTGCTCAACGGCGTCACCGTGGCGCTGGTGCTGGGGCTGGGGGTCGCCTTGGTGTTCCAGAATATGGCGCTGGGCGGCGTGATCGCCGCCGCGATGGTGACCAACATCGTGACGGCGGGCCTCGCCGGGGCGGCGGTGCCGCTGGCCTTCGACCGGCTCAATCTCGATCCCGCCGTCGCCTCCTCCATCTTCGTGACGATGATCACCGATTCGATGGGTTTCCTCGCCTTCCTCGGCCTCGCCACGGCGGCGGGATTGACCGGCTGA
- a CDS encoding DUF1489 family protein — protein MPLHITKIAFRSESPATLRAWLDSHEGEARTTTRYLPKRVEEMAGGSLYWIHGHRLVGRSPILGFEETGQGRYWIRLEPRLIPVRGKPKRAHQGWRYLEDADAPPDLDGGEADELDAMPAALLGELSKLGLV, from the coding sequence ATGCCGCTTCACATCACCAAGATCGCGTTCCGCAGCGAAAGCCCCGCCACCCTGCGCGCCTGGCTGGACAGCCATGAAGGCGAGGCGCGGACCACCACCCGCTACCTGCCCAAGCGGGTGGAGGAGATGGCGGGCGGGTCGCTCTACTGGATTCACGGCCACAGGCTGGTCGGCCGCAGCCCGATCCTGGGCTTCGAGGAGACGGGGCAGGGCCGCTACTGGATCAGGCTGGAACCGCGGCTGATACCGGTGCGCGGCAAGCCCAAGCGCGCCCATCAGGGCTGGCGCTATCTCGAAGACGCGGACGCCCCGCCCGACCTGGACGGGGGCGAGGCGGACGAGCTGGACGCGATGCCCGCCGCGCTGCTGGGGGAATTGAGCAAATTGGGGCTGGTGTAA
- the ppc gene encoding phosphoenolpyruvate carboxylase, giving the protein MATLSSSPSAPAITQNPDIRYLGRLLGDVIRAYGGEKLYKQTEYIRSASVDRARGLQGADLTDSGLDALDLDDTLNFTRGFMLFSMLANLAEDRQGVAAEPGADVASAVARLESHGIDKDAVLGLLAHSLMVPVLTAHPTEVRRKSMIDHKNRIADLMHLKDAVRIETDEGENLDEAIFRQIALLWQTRPLRREKLFVADEIDNVLAYFRDTFLPVLPALYARWERVLGARPQSFLRVGSWIGGDRDGNPFVQAPQLEFALKRGCQAAIAYYLDALHALGAELSLSTELAHVPQAVLDLAEASGDASPSRKDEPYRRALSGIYARLAATCTTLTGGQPARPSSLKGDAYATPQEFRRDLVTVAQGLASEGDGALSTGGALGRLIRAVETFGFHLATLDMRQNSAVHERVVAELLKAAGVEADYCALDEYARIALLRRELASNRPLGSRFSAYGEETTSELAIVHAAATAHRLYGPACITHYIISKAESVSDMLEVNILLKEAGLWQAGVDGAPPQAAIMAIPLFETIADLEAAPSIMTAYFGLPEIAGVVKARGHQEVMIGYSDSNKDGGYITSTWSLYKASQALEPVFADAGAAMQLFHGRGGAVGRGGGSAFAAIQAQPRGSVQGRIRITEQGEVIAAKFGTRDVAMTNLEAMTSATLLASLEPEGVSDRDAARFSAAMDELSKNAFAAYRDLVYGTEGFKEFFRQLTPIQEISGLKIGSRPASRTKSHAIEDLRAIPWVFSWAQARVMLPGWYGVGQALAAFEDKALLADMGQHWSFLKSALANLEMVLAKSDLGIAARYLPLVEDQAAGEAIFGRIREGWQQAHDGLLAATGQSRLLEKNPALDASIRLRLPYIEPLNLLQVELLKRHRAGEDDPRIKEGIELSINAIATALRNSG; this is encoded by the coding sequence ATGGCGACTCTTTCCTCCTCCCCGTCCGCTCCGGCGATCACGCAGAATCCCGATATCCGCTATCTGGGGCGGCTGCTGGGCGATGTCATTCGCGCTTATGGGGGGGAGAAGCTCTACAAGCAGACCGAATATATCCGTTCCGCATCGGTCGACCGGGCGCGGGGATTGCAGGGGGCGGACCTGACCGATAGCGGGCTGGACGCGCTCGATCTCGACGATACGCTCAATTTCACCCGTGGTTTCATGCTCTTCTCGATGCTCGCCAACCTGGCAGAGGACCGGCAGGGGGTGGCGGCCGAGCCGGGCGCCGATGTCGCCTCCGCGGTCGCGCGGCTGGAATCGCATGGCATCGACAAGGATGCCGTGCTGGGTCTGCTGGCGCACAGCCTGATGGTGCCGGTCCTGACCGCCCACCCGACCGAGGTGCGGCGCAAGAGCATGATCGACCACAAGAATCGCATCGCCGACCTGATGCACCTCAAGGATGCCGTGCGGATCGAGACGGACGAGGGCGAAAATCTGGACGAGGCGATCTTCCGCCAGATCGCCTTGCTGTGGCAGACGCGCCCGCTGCGGCGGGAAAAATTGTTCGTCGCCGACGAAATCGACAATGTCCTCGCCTATTTCCGCGACACCTTCCTGCCGGTGCTGCCTGCCCTCTATGCGCGGTGGGAGCGGGTGCTGGGCGCGCGGCCGCAAAGCTTCCTGCGGGTGGGGTCGTGGATCGGCGGCGACCGCGACGGCAACCCCTTCGTCCAGGCGCCGCAACTGGAGTTCGCACTGAAACGCGGCTGCCAGGCGGCGATCGCCTATTATCTCGACGCGCTGCACGCGCTGGGGGCGGAACTGTCGCTCTCGACCGAACTCGCCCATGTGCCCCAGGCGGTGCTGGACCTGGCCGAGGCGAGCGGCGACGCATCGCCCAGCCGCAAGGACGAACCCTATCGCCGCGCTTTGTCCGGCATCTATGCGCGGCTGGCGGCCACCTGCACCACGCTGACGGGTGGGCAACCGGCGCGGCCGTCCAGCCTGAAGGGCGACGCCTATGCGACGCCGCAGGAGTTCCGCCGTGATCTGGTGACGGTGGCGCAGGGGCTGGCGAGCGAAGGCGACGGAGCGCTGTCGACCGGCGGGGCGCTTGGGCGGCTGATCCGCGCGGTGGAGACGTTCGGCTTCCACCTCGCGACGCTCGACATGCGGCAGAATAGCGCCGTGCATGAGCGGGTGGTGGCGGAACTGCTCAAGGCGGCGGGGGTCGAGGCGGACTATTGCGCGCTCGACGAATATGCGCGGATCGCGCTGCTGCGCCGCGAACTGGCCAGCAACCGGCCCTTGGGATCGCGCTTTTCCGCCTATGGCGAGGAGACGACGTCCGAACTGGCGATCGTCCATGCCGCCGCCACGGCGCACCGGCTCTACGGCCCGGCCTGCATCACCCATTATATCATCTCCAAGGCCGAAAGCGTGTCCGACATGCTGGAGGTCAACATCCTGCTCAAGGAAGCGGGGTTGTGGCAGGCGGGGGTTGATGGCGCGCCGCCGCAGGCCGCGATCATGGCGATCCCGCTGTTCGAGACGATCGCCGATCTGGAGGCCGCGCCATCCATCATGACCGCCTATTTCGGCCTGCCCGAAATCGCCGGGGTGGTGAAGGCGCGCGGCCATCAGGAAGTGATGATCGGCTATTCCGACAGCAACAAGGATGGCGGCTACATCACCTCGACCTGGAGCCTCTACAAAGCGAGCCAGGCGCTGGAGCCGGTGTTCGCCGACGCCGGGGCGGCGATGCAACTGTTCCACGGCCGCGGCGGCGCGGTGGGGCGCGGCGGCGGCTCCGCCTTCGCGGCGATCCAGGCGCAGCCGCGCGGCAGCGTACAGGGGCGCATCCGCATCACCGAACAGGGCGAGGTGATCGCCGCGAAGTTCGGCACGCGCGACGTCGCCATGACCAATTTGGAGGCGATGACCAGCGCGACCCTGCTCGCCAGCCTGGAGCCGGAAGGCGTGTCGGACCGCGACGCCGCCCGGTTCAGCGCGGCGATGGACGAACTGTCGAAAAACGCCTTCGCCGCCTATCGCGACCTCGTCTACGGCACCGAGGGGTTCAAGGAATTTTTCCGTCAGTTGACCCCGATCCAGGAGATATCGGGCCTCAAGATCGGGTCGCGCCCGGCCAGCCGGACCAAAAGCCATGCGATCGAGGATCTGCGCGCCATTCCCTGGGTGTTCAGCTGGGCGCAGGCGCGGGTGATGCTGCCCGGCTGGTATGGCGTGGGGCAGGCGCTGGCCGCATTCGAGGACAAGGCGCTGCTGGCCGACATGGGGCAGCATTGGTCGTTCCTGAAATCCGCGCTCGCCAATCTGGAGATGGTGCTGGCCAAGTCCGACCTGGGCATCGCCGCGCGCTACCTGCCGCTGGTGGAGGATCAGGCGGCGGGCGAGGCGATTTTCGGGCGTATTCGCGAGGGGTGGCAACAGGCGCATGACGGACTGCTGGCCGCGACCGGCCAGTCGCGGCTGCTGGAGAAGAATCCGGCGCTGGACGCATCCATCCGGCTGCGCCTGCCCTATATCGAGCCGCTGAACCTGTTGCAGGTCGAATTGCTCAAGCGCCACCGCGCAGGCGAGGACGATCCGCGCATCAAGGAAGGGATCGAACTGTCGATCAACGCGATCGCGACGGCGCTGCGGAACAGCGGCTAG
- a CDS encoding Panacea domain-containing protein, with the protein MQFDRDKMRAVILRACHSCNVEDLGAVKLNKVLYYFDMISYAHHRYSVTGAVYRKRPNGPTSDQLLFLLRDMARDGEMEIRTVDYFGYLKKEYHAKVAEPEHILNNAERALLDDVLDFVCNQNTAKSISEYSHKLPWEMAEMGGVIGYETAMLLFPSQPSPEAFDLAARGMTEVEATQSKRGPVAMSSIGDFRSRLLSATGQH; encoded by the coding sequence ATGCAATTTGATCGTGATAAAATGCGTGCTGTCATTTTACGCGCTTGCCATTCTTGCAATGTTGAGGATCTTGGCGCTGTAAAACTAAATAAGGTATTATATTATTTTGATATGATATCATATGCACACCATCGTTATTCGGTGACTGGTGCAGTGTATCGTAAACGACCGAATGGACCTACTTCAGATCAACTTTTATTTTTACTTCGTGATATGGCTCGCGATGGAGAAATGGAAATTCGAACAGTTGATTATTTTGGATATTTAAAGAAAGAGTATCATGCTAAGGTTGCTGAACCAGAGCATATACTCAATAATGCAGAGCGCGCTCTTCTAGATGATGTGCTTGATTTTGTATGTAATCAAAATACAGCTAAGAGCATTAGCGAATACAGCCATAAGCTGCCTTGGGAAATGGCCGAAATGGGTGGCGTTATTGGATATGAAACCGCGATGCTTTTGTTTCCAAGCCAACCTTCTCCAGAAGCATTTGACTTGGCAGCGCGAGGAATGACCGAAGTTGAAGCTACGCAATCGAAACGAGGTCCCGTGGCAATGTCGTCTATCGGAGATTTTCGAAGCCGCTTATTATCGGCGACTGGCCAGCATTGA
- a CDS encoding helicase HerA domain-containing protein: MTASISIGTDSHGKDVLVDVEELLATRLLVQGNSGSGKSHLLRRLLEESAPMVQQVVIDPEGDFVTLADAYGHVVIDAGDYNEREIVKMAMRIREHRASVVLSLESLELEAQMKCAATFLSTLFDAPRDHWYPALVVVDEAQMFAPVSAGDVSDEARRLSLAAMTNLMCRGRKRGLAGVIATQRLAKLAKNVAAEASNFLMGRTFLDIDMARAADLLGMERRQAEQIRDLERGRFLGLGPAIARRPVNVKIGAVQTGTRGGAHKLIAPPSTSGEDLQELLFARGEEDMPPPPPPRADPPPRPAEEIIRALADAPSARPAAPELDFGQNEPVVVAVLEEIVADLGDAQPSVSTLYQDFGVRCRMKGLRTPPLDLPAFRKRFAMAQAGMADAHDPRWADAMKAAEPLPEDMLAPFLLIARAAMAGLPCPDDAHLARAYGTSSPGRVRRLIDYMEKLGVIVARTDFSGKRSIGVPGLGLSTAVADG, translated from the coding sequence GTGACCGCCAGCATCAGCATAGGGACCGACAGCCACGGCAAGGACGTGCTGGTCGATGTCGAGGAATTGCTCGCCACCCGGCTGCTCGTCCAGGGCAATTCGGGGTCGGGCAAGTCGCATCTGCTGCGTCGCCTGCTCGAAGAATCCGCGCCGATGGTGCAGCAGGTGGTGATCGATCCGGAGGGCGATTTCGTCACCCTGGCCGACGCCTATGGCCATGTCGTGATCGATGCGGGCGACTATAATGAGCGCGAGATCGTCAAGATGGCGATGCGCATCCGCGAACATCGCGCCTCGGTGGTGCTGAGCCTGGAGTCGCTGGAGCTGGAGGCGCAGATGAAATGCGCCGCGACTTTCCTGTCGACCCTGTTCGATGCGCCGCGCGACCATTGGTATCCCGCCTTGGTGGTGGTGGACGAGGCGCAGATGTTCGCGCCCGTATCGGCGGGCGACGTGTCGGACGAGGCGCGGCGACTGAGTCTGGCCGCCATGACCAACCTGATGTGCCGGGGGCGCAAGCGCGGCCTTGCCGGCGTGATCGCGACGCAGCGGCTGGCGAAACTGGCCAAGAATGTCGCGGCCGAAGCGTCCAACTTCCTGATGGGCCGCACCTTCCTCGACATCGACATGGCCCGCGCCGCCGACCTGCTGGGCATGGAGCGGCGGCAGGCCGAGCAGATTCGCGACCTGGAGCGCGGGCGCTTTCTGGGCCTGGGTCCGGCGATCGCGCGTCGGCCGGTCAATGTGAAGATCGGCGCGGTGCAGACCGGCACGCGCGGCGGCGCGCACAAGCTGATCGCCCCGCCCTCGACCAGTGGCGAGGATTTGCAGGAATTATTGTTCGCCCGCGGCGAGGAGGATATGCCGCCCCCTCCGCCGCCCCGCGCCGATCCCCCGCCCCGCCCGGCCGAGGAGATCATCCGCGCGCTCGCCGATGCGCCGTCGGCCCGGCCCGCCGCGCCGGAACTGGATTTCGGCCAGAATGAGCCGGTGGTGGTCGCCGTGCTGGAGGAGATCGTCGCCGATCTGGGCGACGCCCAGCCCAGCGTGTCGACCCTCTATCAGGATTTCGGCGTGCGCTGCCGGATGAAGGGCCTGCGCACCCCGCCGCTCGACCTGCCCGCCTTTCGCAAGCGCTTCGCCATGGCGCAGGCGGGGATGGCCGATGCGCATGATCCGCGCTGGGCCGATGCGATGAAGGCGGCGGAGCCTCTGCCGGAGGATATGCTCGCCCCCTTCCTGCTGATCGCGCGGGCGGCGATGGCGGGTCTGCCCTGCCCCGACGACGCGCATCTGGCGCGCGCCTATGGCACCAGTTCGCCCGGCCGGGTGCGGCGGCTGATCGACTATATGGAAAAGCTGGGCGTCATCGTCGCCCGCACCGATTTTTCGGGCAAGCGCTCGATCGGCGTGCCGGGTCTCGGCCTCTCGACCGCGGTGGCGGACGGATGA
- a CDS encoding low molecular weight protein-tyrosine-phosphatase → MTAPSVLFVCLGNICRSPLAEAALRAAAEKAGIDMVVDSAGTGDWHVGSPPDPRAQAVALRHGIDISGYAGRQVSAADFRRFTHIFALDADNLKNLRRIRPSDGTADLRLLMDMVPGREGTGVVDPYFGDEAGFDQTWDDVARAAGVIVAQARP, encoded by the coding sequence ATGACGGCGCCGTCCGTCCTGTTCGTCTGCCTTGGCAACATCTGCCGCTCGCCGCTGGCCGAAGCCGCGCTGCGGGCGGCGGCGGAGAAAGCCGGGATAGACATGGTCGTCGATTCGGCCGGGACCGGCGACTGGCATGTGGGCAGCCCGCCCGACCCGCGCGCGCAAGCCGTGGCGCTGCGCCATGGCATAGACATCAGCGGCTATGCGGGACGACAGGTGAGTGCCGCGGATTTCCGCCGCTTCACCCATATTTTCGCGCTCGACGCCGACAATCTCAAAAATCTGCGCCGCATCCGCCCGTCGGACGGAACCGCGGACCTGCGCCTGCTGATGGACATGGTGCCGGGGCGCGAAGGGACGGGCGTGGTCGATCCCTATTTCGGGGACGAGGCCGGGTTCGACCAGACCTGGGACGACGTCGCCCGCGCCGCCGGGGTGATCGTGGCGCAGGCGCGGCCCTAG